The region CGTGACACTCAGGTCCCGTCGGGGAGATGAACAGGTTCTGATAGACGCAGATACGGCGTCGGCGATCACATTGACCGACCTCGACGAACGAAATGCCCGCCTCGCTTGCCTGGAATGTGTTGTTGATGACCTCGATCTTGTTCCAAACCGTGGCGGGGCCGGTGATGCGAACCGGCAACCTCGTATCGTTGAAAACAGAGCCCTTCACCGACAGTTCTGCGACAGCAACACGCAGGTCGATCCCCTGCTGCATTGGTCCCGGGAAGTCGCAACGGGATATTGTGAGTTCCAACCGCGACATCGCCTCTCCACCGGTTGCCCCCACTGACACTGCCGTCGTCAATCGCCGGTTCGCTTGAAACACGCAATTCTCCAGTTGGAGTTTCGCCGGCTCGTTCGTGACAGCACCCAGAACTTCCAATCCCGATCGCTGAAATCCCGAACATCTCAAACCAATCAATTCCACGGAACGGCCGACCAACCCCAATGACAGGCAGGTCGCCTGGGCGGCTGCATCAAAAAACAGCCGCTCCAGCTGGATTTTTCCCGGGCTGCGGACTGTCAATGCAGGGAGTTTTCCGCGCGGGCGAATGACCACCAGCGCATCGGCGGCAGCGCGAATCGTCAGCTTACCCGCGAATGTCTCGTCAATCAGAAGTTCCTCGACGTAAGTTCCCTCGGCAACTTCGATTGTCACTTCAGTGGATTTCAACTGATCCGCGTAAGTCTGCCGGAGTCGTTCACCGGCCAGCGTGATTGCTGAAGAGATCGTCGTGTGTTGTTGTTCCGGCCCGACACTCAATGCCAAAGATGGTTTCGCCTTCTCCTTTGAGGGCTTCACCACTGTCTCTGGTGATCCCCGACGTCGCAGAAACCACACTCCACCCCCAGCGACTACAACCACAGCCACGCCTCCTGCGATCCAGATGGGCAGACCAATCGGTTCCGGCGGTAGTGGAGGAGGAGCCGCGGGACGCGTTGGCGGCTTTCGCGGTGGTGTCTTTTCTTCAATGGCCGATGTCGATGCCTCTTTCGTTGGCTCCGGCGTTGCTCGTCTGGGCAGGCGGGTGGTTTTTGCCAGTTCGTCCCGCACATCCGGCGGCAAAGCCGCATAAACACGCTCACGGTGCTGATCGCGGATCTTTCGAAGGAGTTTTTTGCCAGTATCTCCCTTAATCGACTTGAGTGCCAAATCCTTCAAGACGCTACTCGCCTCAGACAAATTCGACTTCAGTGTCTTCGCCAGTTCCTGCCGCTGTTCTTCACTCAGCGACATACGTGCCAGCGGGTTAATCGCTCCCGGTTCACTGCCTGAAACTTCGCTCACGAGTGTTTGCACCTGAGCCAACTGACGTTCATCAAGAATCGACTGCACGTCCGTCTGGAAGTGCTCGCTGATGGACCGGCAGGCAGCCGCGAACGCCAGATACTCGGACATGCCTTCGATTTCGGCCAGATCCTTCAGCAGCGCTTCATCGGCGAGTTCACCCAGCGACGCGAAATCCAAGAGGCCTTCACGTTCCAGTTCCTCACGATAGGAGGTCAGCAGAGCTTCGATCTCCCCCAATTGCTCGGGTGTAATCCCCAGCGCCCCCTGAGCCGCCAGCAGCTCATCGAGAGGAAAACCTTCAATCTTCAGAGTTTGCAACAAGCCCTCGGGAACGGCACCAAGTTGCGATGCGGCCTCCGGTGGGAGTTGGACCTCCAGATTGTCTAAAGCCGCTTGCATGTCTTCTGGAGTCATGTCAGCTGCCGCAAGCAGCCGCTGGATTTCAGAGTCCAGTGGAAGAGGTGCGGCGTTGATCCCCGACGTGTCCCCAGTGGCTGTCGCCGAACTCCCGCCAGTTCCACCCAAGTTCGGCGAAGTTTCCGCCCCCGTCGTCGGGCTGCCATTCGTCGGCGGAACGCCGTCAGACGCGACGGGCTGAGCATTCGCCGCAGGCGAAATCGCGACAGCAGCATCTCGTTCTCCACCTGTTGTCGGGCGATGCGCTTCGGGAACTTTTTCCGATCGGCTGTTGGCCTCCGCGAGCGTTTGCACAGTCCCGGTGTCGGTCAGAGGCGGACTGGCGGGTATCGCAACCCGATCCCCTACTTGAATGCTGCGTTGCGGATTGGACACGACCGCGTAAGCCAGCCCTCCGCCGGGCAAAAGCTTCTCCAATAACGGCAAAGCTTCTGCCAATGGTCTAGTCGTCAGAACCCGGGCGATATGGCTCTCGCCGGCAATCGACACCGAGACGCGAGTCCCCGTCTGAACCAGGTTTTTGGCGAACGGAAACGCAAACAGAAACCGCGAATCATCCACAATTGTCAGGAGTGTTTCGCCCGCGCGGACATATTGACCGTCTGAAACATGCAGGCGGGCGATCTGGCCGGAAAACGGAGCCCGGTACGTCATCTCAGCCCACTCCGCCTCGGCAGCGATTCGCGCCAGTCTGGCGCCTTCGTATCGCTCTGTGCGGATGGCTCGCTCAAGATCGTCCGGGGCTGAATCCCGCAGGATTTCATACTCCCTCTCGACCGCCCGCGCCTTCTCGACCAGAAGTCGCTGATGACGATCATCCAACGACACAAGCGTCACAAAGGCGGCCGCACGCGCCCCCGGCTTCACCGAAACGGAATCCACGCATCCGGAATGGACCGCATGGACGACCGTTTCGCGAAACGGCCGCAATCTCAGTTGGACCCTGCTAAGTGGTGCTGCCGGACGAATGTGAGACGGGGTTTCAGCTTGTCCGCCGAAAGCTGTACTGACAGTCGAGGCGGATCGAAAGGGTGTACCATTTTCGGGCGGGTTGGCCGGTGTTTGTCCGGCCGCGACTGTTGCGAAGCTCAGCCAAAAAGTCATCACAAAAGGAAGTCTCATCTGCCATGCCCTCTGCGGCCGACCAGGTTTTCGAATCCAGCGACACGGTAAAACAAAATGGGATCGAATAACATAGGCTGGACTTGCCAAGGCTCAGGCCTCGAAACCTTCAGAGGTGTGATGACGGGATGTTCGACTCACAATCTCTGCGGCGCGGCACTGGAGAAAGTGCCATCTCACTGTTGCCTGAATGAAACATCACGCATCCCATCACGGGCACTTGTTGCTCCGATTTCCCGCATGATCGCACCAGGTGTCGTGATCGGTATTCTCGGTGAGCGTTGTGTGATTCATCCCACTTCAATGAGAATTCAGATTCCCTCGTAAAACTCATGAAAAGGGATGCAAGGCGAGTTGTGGGTATTCTGCATAATCTGCGTGATCTTTCAGGAGTACGTTTATGCCCGCAAACTCCATGCAGAATGCCGAAGTCACCAATCATCGTCGCTCAGGATCGGCGTCAACTGCTGGTCACGACAGACTTTGCGTTGACACTTTCGGAGGCCATTTTTACACTCCCGACGACCTCGCCGGGCAGGATTCCGGCCTTTGGGTGGTTTGCAGTGTTTGGGCAAGGAGGCGTCGCGTGTCGACGATCAGCCACATCCTGAAGAGCCTTCATTGCCCGGTGCTGTGGCTTGCGTCGAGCTGTTTCCTGATGCTTAGCGGCTGTGCTGATGGCCTGTGGTCTGGCACTGAAGATCATCAACTGGGCCCCTGGCCTGAGCCTGTCGTGATCGTGATTGGCGAGAGTTCCAGCGAGATGATTGACGTTTCCCACATCGAGTCAGCCAACGCCTCGAACAGTGCTGCAACTTTAGACGCTCAAGAGCCACAACGAATGGCTCATCAAGCGGCCAAACCTGTGATCGATGATGTCCGCCATCTCGATGAAACACCTGGCTCGACAGGTCTCGTCATTCAGGTGAGACACGAATCAACCGCCCACGAATCGATGCGGCTGGCGCAGGCACTCTTTGCCATTCAACCTGAGATCGACTCACCACGAGAACAGGCTGCCAACGGATCGGTGGTCAAGTCTTTGCCATTCATTCATCAGCCGGCGAAAAGCCCGCTCAAGCCGTGGAAATACCTTGTGCTGCATCACACGGCAACGACATCGGGAGATGTCGAGAGCATTCATCAGAGTCACTTGAAGAACAAAGATCGATCGGGCAATCGCTGGCTGGGGATTGGTTATCACTTTGTGATTGGCAATGGTGATGGCATGCCCGATGGTGAGATTGCCCCGACTTTTCGGTGGCATCAGCAACTGCCGGGAGCCCATGCCGGAAACAAAGAGTTTAACGACTGCGGGATTGGCATCGTGCTGGTCGGAAACTTTGCGAAAAAACCACCCACAGAAGCTCAAGTCAGCGCTACCAAACGCCTCGTTTCTGATTTAGCTAATGAGTTCGTGATCGAGAGTTCCTGCATTATTGGCCATGGGACGGTCAGGGCTACGGAATGCCCTGGTCGCTACTTTCCTATGGATGTTGTCAAGAAGGGTCTCGGGATTGGTCATGAAGGCCAGCCTGATGCCGAGCCACCGCATGCCACACCGCCCGGAAAAACTGCGGCAGCGACTCCCCGTCGCACGAAGGGAAGCAATTCGCAATGAACGGCAATTCACAGTCGCATTCCTCCGACGATCAGTTTTTTACTCATGATCGGCATCAACCGGTGCACTATCCGGTTTATCCCGAGATCGATGCCAAACCCGATCAGGGTGAGTTCTCGAAAGGTTCGGGAACAAATCACGTCTGGCAAGCAGAAGTTGTGCTGCCTGAGAAGCACGAGCCCGCCTATGCGTACCCTGTTCTCATCTGGTTGCATGGTGATGGCCAGAATGAAGCAGACGGGATTGCGGCCATTCATCGCGCCAGTGACCAGAACATGATTGGCATTGCACTGCGTGGCGATACCACCGTTCGCGGGGGCTATGCCTGGAATGCTGATCCGCTGGCTCTGGCGAGCTTTATCGATGCGCTGATCTTGAGTCTGTCTGTCCAGCATCGCATTCATACAGATCGCATCTTTATTGGTGGGTATGAATCGGGAGCGAATCTGGCACTGCAACTCCTCCTGGCCAGCCCGGCCACTTACTGTGGAGCGGCTGTCCTTTGCCCACTGATGAAGTCACTGTCACTTCCCGCAGAAATGACACGCCTGGCCCGCGGGCGCAAAGTGCTGGTCGCTTCTCAACTGAGTGGCAGCCCGACTCATCTGATTGACCTCGTCGAGTTTGATCGTCATCTGGAACATCTCGGACTTGATGTCCGTTCGTGCTATTATCAGCCCACCGCTCGAAAACTGACTCAGCGAATGCTCCGCGATGTCGATCACTGGATGATCAGCACACTTTCCTCAGCAGTCGGGGTTTAGCTCTGGCTGTTTGGCCTTAGGACGCTGCCGGACCTTCTGTGCGATTTCCAGAGGAGGTTCGGCAGGTCGCACTTCATTCATCCATTTATTTATTCATGCGAACGGAAGTTCCAGCAGAAAGCCAACGCCATGTCAGGAAATGTGGGCGCTGGTCGTCATGCCGATGAGCTGGCCATTCGGACGGTCCAGTATCGCTGGCTGGAAGCGACGAGGAAGTTCGATCGGCAGGTGCTCAGTTCGCTCATGACAGATGACGTGGTGTTCCTCACGCCAGGGCGCCTGCCTTTCGGAAAGGAAGAGTTTCTGGCGGCTTGCGAGCAGAACGACCAGCGGGTGATCATTGAAGCGTCGGCGACCTTTGAGGAAATCGTGATTGTCGAGCCAATGGCCTACACGCGGACGCATCTGCACATCAAGGTGACACCGCGCAGCGGAGGTGCAGTGCGCGAACTGGCCGGCCATGCGATGTCGATCTTTCGCAGGTCTATGTTTGGAGAGTGGCAACTGGCGCGAGATGCGAATCTGGTGGTGCCAATTTAATGCTGGCAGATCTCTGGCGACCAAAGTGAATACACGGTGGTGGCTCGGAGATTACAGACTGTTTACGGGATTTTTTAGATCCATCACGAATTCAGGGATATCTGCTAATTCCTCAGCCGGCATGAATGTTATGTCGATCAAAAATGGTGCATTCCGAGGACTTCATGCACCTTACTAAGAATCGTCTTCACTACGAACGGAGAATTTGGTTCCGTGAAGCCTGTTGATGTTGTCACGCACTTCCCCTCTTGTGACACCGTACTTGCGACGAAGTATGCGACGAACCGTTGAGGTGCCATACATTTCCGAAAAGCCTGCTAACTGCTTCTGGCAATCTCCCCAACCATCTTTTTGACAATCCGTGTACAAGCCGGGAAGTTGCTTCAGGGAAGGCCCGAGGCTCTGGTCAAAAGGATTCATCGGTGATTCTGCGAACAATCGATGTGACCGAAGAAACTCTACAAGGCACTCAGACCACCCTTGTTGATAACAACCCGGATAGTCACGCTTTAGATTCCATTCGACCGTTTGGTTACCAATGGTTTGCCAAACGAATGTTTCTGGCAAGTCGTCTGGGATTTTGACGACCATTTGCAATGAAATCCGATCTGCGAGCACTTCATCTCGCAAACGGAATCCCGCAAGAGCCGAAAGTCCCAGCAGCAACAGAATCACAACCAGGTTGCAGGGATATTGGCATATCAGTGAGATGGCATTCTTGCGGATTGCCTGAGACATAACGCAGTGAACTCGACTGATGTTGTCTGTCAGTGACGCAGAATAAATATGATCTGTACAAGTTCTGGATGGATACTACACACAGATGGAACAATAGTGAATGAGATATTGAATTGCGATGAGCGAGAGAAGGATTATGGTTCTATTCTCTGTTGCTGTTACCAATTTCTATGTACGCATTATAGGCAGTATATGATTGACAGGTTCACGGCAGAAGCATTGTTAGCGATGATTTACGATCACTTCAACGTCCCTTCAATCATCTTGAGGAGTTTGCGGCCTTCGTCTCTTGCGGTTTGCCACCACGCTTCCCAGTGATCCTGACGCGCGTGATGTGCATTGAGTAATAGCAATCCCTGGGCCTCAGGAAGCTGGGCAATGAGCAGGGGGATCAGGTATTCATCGATTCCATAGAGCCTGTTAGGTGTCTCTGGTGTGCCCGATTCAAGAGTTGTGGTACGTGCTTCCAGTCGAGTGGCGACCGGCACCCAGTGCCTGATCGTCGAGTGAAAGACCTCCTGATGGTATTGAACGACTTCGCGAACGGACACTTCTTTGGCGCTTGTCGCTGCTGGATTGAGGAATTGATAAGGGGGTGACCATTCGAGAGTCGGTCTCAGCAGATCGACTTTGGAAATGACACCCACGAGAAGTGGCGGTCGCTCCTGGGGATGCTGCTGGAAGTATTCCTGCAGTCGATGCATCAATTGCACATCTGGATCTTTAGCGGGATTGTTGGCAGCCATGACGAGCAGGACGACTTCGGCTTGCCGGGCTGCTTCAAGAATCGCTGCAAACTGCCTGGGAGAGAGTGTGGCATCGGTGTAGCCGGGAGTATCGAGGAGAACCACTTCGCCTGCGGACATGGGCAGGAGGCAGTGATATTCCGCCACACCTGAAGTGGCGGGGAGGACATCGACAAAGGCGGCCTGCTGCCTGAGGATGGCATTGATCAGGCTCGATTTTCCTGCTTTTACCTGCCCGACAACGGCCAGTTTGACCAGCGGGCTTAATGAGTCTTCGGCCTCACGTTCAACGGGAACCTCAGGTTGAGAATCGGATTTGTGTGAAGACGCTACAGGGGTGGCGGCTGCCAGAGAGAAGTTTTCGTCGATGATCAGTGGAGCGGGATGCCAGCTTTTCATTTGGGCATCGGCCAGACGAATTCCCGCCAGCCTCCAGCAGCGGGAGTACTCGTTGCGTAACCAGTCGTTGAACTGATCTTTGGAGATGGAGACGAGATTACCTGCCAGTTCGGCAGCAATGGTCCAGCCGATATTCTTGACGATCTCTGCCGGTGTTAAGGCGCGAATCCAGCGTGTCAGATTCCATGTTTTGCCAAGGGTGTCGAGCATGGGCCTCGTTTGCTCATAAGTCTCTCTGGCCTGAGTGGCTCGCTGTAGCCAGGTTTCGACCTGTCCGATGGTTAGTACTGTGGAAAGGGGCCAGGCAGCCATCATGGGCTCAAGATCGATCGCCAGAGATTCCACAACCATCAAGCCTTCGGGGACAGTGAGATCTTCCAGATGCAATCGACCGCGAGCACCAAGTGAGTTCCCGATCTTGCTCATCAACAACTGAAGATCCTTGCGGTAAGGATCGAATGTTTGAGCGGGAGGCCAGGGTCGCTCTTTGGCAAACGAGCCGATGGTTTCATCGATCGCCATGCGTGTGGACTGGCTGATGGGGGCTCTTTTCTGGGAAGACCACCAGTAGAAGGAGAGGCTCCAGCAGAGGGCTGTGACGATTCCCAGTGGCAGCCACCATTCATCCACAATCATTGCGTAAATGCCAATCAGCGCCAGCCAGAGATAAGGGATCAGCAGCAAGGTGTAAATCAGCCAGACACGCCAGGTGATGGGAAGTATCGGGCGGCGAACAGCCGGGGTAGTCTTTGCCAGTTTTCGTTCGAGTTCGGTGTATGCCTTGCTTCCCTTGCGCAAGGCTCCATTCGATAACGAGATCATCAATGTTCCGGCTTCACCAGCGATCTGTAGTAAAGCCGCCTGGAGAAACTCTCGGGAAAGCCCGTCCTGACAACGCCTCCAGATCAATCGGGGAATGATCACCAGCAGTAAAAAACTTATCATCCCACGAGCGAGTACCAAGCCGGTTTCCGATTCAAAAACGGTCGCGGCGAGGGCAGAGATCAGTAGCAGGAGACCACCGACGCCTGCTGCAATGCGATCAATCTGAATCTGGCGCCTCCGATAGATATTGGAAGCTCCCATGAGGAGCAGGCCTTCACGTGCGGAGATGATTTCGATCCCGGGAATGGCACTTGTCAGCCAATGGCGGAGTGATCGGGCAGCCAGACTTGCCATGGCGACCAGTTCAATCACAGTGCGATCGCTGTAGGGTTGAGCGACACCGGGCCGGTAAATCTGCGCAATCGTACGGGCCATGCTCCCCAGTGCATCGACGAGAAGTTGAAATCGAGCCTGAGGCGCGGGTGTTTGTTGTAGCTGGTGTTCGAGCTCGAGCTCGGCTTTCTGGACAATCTCGTAGGCTGCTTGATCCTGCCGGGAGACTCCTGTGGGCATGACGATCGGCGGGTGAGGAAAGAGTTTTTTACTCAGGATCCATTGGCGGAGCAGCAGTAAAGCGAATGACCAGCACAGGAGAGCCAGGACTGAGGTATAGCCTGTGAAAGCACTGAGGAGTGGTCGCCAGATCCAGTCGAGAATGCCAGCGATCATCGCACCGATCAGGGGGAGTACGAAGAGTAACCCTGGGCCATAGCGGTAGATCAATCGCGACATCCTGAGGATTCTCCAGGTCGGGACGAAGGCATAGCAGACGACGCGAGCAATCAAAGAACAACACAAATCGTTATTTATAAGGCAGTTGTGAAAAGCAAGTGGTGCTGAATACTGATGTCAGTCCGCTGGATTCTACTACGATGAGATTTCAGTCTGCTTGGCGAAATTCCCGGGAACTCGTTCCGAATCAGGTGGTGGCAGAGTTCTGGACAACTCGTTAGAATCCGGGAGAGTCTGTATCAACAACGTAGCAGATTTATCCTTTTCAACGAAAGAACAGGCAACGAGTTATGGCGAAAGAAGAAGCCATCGAAGTGGATGGCGACGTCGTGGAGGCTCTGGCCAACACGCAATTTCGAGTATTGCTCTCGAATGGACATGAAGTTCTAGCTCACGTCGCGGGAAAAATGCGTAAACACTTCATCCGTATTGTGCCGGGTGACAAAGTGAAGGTGGAAGTGAGTCCTTACGATCTCAATCGTGGGCGAATTATCTTCCGCGAGCGTTAACAGATCGCGGTCTGCCCTGTGCTGGCCATCGCTGTCAATGCGCAAGGTATCGCATGCGCAGGTTACCTGTGCAAATCATGCTGCTGAGCGGAGATCCGCTCACCTTCAGCGATGTGGCGTTCGCTCTCAGCCCGGGCGGTTTTCATCCCCAGGGCTGGAGATGTTCGCCTGAGTGTGAGTGAACGTCTCGTTCCAAATTTTACGACTGGTTCATCCAGAGGTTTGCCAGACCATGTCAGCTCATCAGGCCGGGTCAACTGCTACCTCTGCCAGCGTTGTGGATCAGGAACAGTCTGCACTTCCTTTTGTGCAGCTCTTTACAGACGGGGCATGCAGTGGCAATCCTGGCCCGGGTGGTTGGGGTTACATTCTCCGGCATCCCGCCTCTGGCAAAGAGAAAGAGGCCAGTGGTGGCCTGGCTGAGACCACCAACAACCAGATGGAACTGCAGGCTGTTATTGAAGGTCTTAAAGCCCTCAAAAGCCGTTCTCGGGTGGAAGTGGTGACCGATAGCAGCTACGTCGCCAAAGGGTCCTGCGAGTGGTTGCCCGGTTGGAAGCGTAATGGCTGGCAACGCAAAGAGGGCAAATCCTTCAAGCCGGTCAAAAACGTTGAATACTGGCAAGCTCTTGATCAACTACTCGCAAGGCATCAGGTGCAGTTTAAGCTGATCAAGGGGCATGCCGGTCATGCGGAGAATGAGCGCTGCGATGTGCTGGCTGTCGCTGCTGCTGCCGCCGCCAAAGCCTCTGCCAACGGCTGATCGTCATTGTGGCTGATGACCACGCCCTTCCGCACTGTTCAGTTTTCCGGGCCATCAGGTTCGTGCCACACAACGCGTGAAAAGAATAGCGGCAGCACACGCGAAACATGCGGCTTCCTGCTGTCGTCAGGATACGACCACCGAGATTATGAAGCGCTGGTGATCAGTTCGCCGACCGGTCCGTGATTTCCAGCGACAGTTCGCTTGGGATCGTCCTTAAAGTGTGATTGCGACTTTCCCATCGATAGACTCATGCCATGACTGGCCACTTGCCCCGATCCCTCCCTGAGAGAGGCTTTCCATGAGTTGTCGC is a window of Planctopirus limnophila DSM 3776 DNA encoding:
- a CDS encoding GTPase family protein, with the protein product MSRLIYRYGPGLLFVLPLIGAMIAGILDWIWRPLLSAFTGYTSVLALLCWSFALLLLRQWILSKKLFPHPPIVMPTGVSRQDQAAYEIVQKAELELEHQLQQTPAPQARFQLLVDALGSMARTIAQIYRPGVAQPYSDRTVIELVAMASLAARSLRHWLTSAIPGIEIISAREGLLLMGASNIYRRRQIQIDRIAAGVGGLLLLISALAATVFESETGLVLARGMISFLLLVIIPRLIWRRCQDGLSREFLQAALLQIAGEAGTLMISLSNGALRKGSKAYTELERKLAKTTPAVRRPILPITWRVWLIYTLLLIPYLWLALIGIYAMIVDEWWLPLGIVTALCWSLSFYWWSSQKRAPISQSTRMAIDETIGSFAKERPWPPAQTFDPYRKDLQLLMSKIGNSLGARGRLHLEDLTVPEGLMVVESLAIDLEPMMAAWPLSTVLTIGQVETWLQRATQARETYEQTRPMLDTLGKTWNLTRWIRALTPAEIVKNIGWTIAAELAGNLVSISKDQFNDWLRNEYSRCWRLAGIRLADAQMKSWHPAPLIIDENFSLAAATPVASSHKSDSQPEVPVEREAEDSLSPLVKLAVVGQVKAGKSSLINAILRQQAAFVDVLPATSGVAEYHCLLPMSAGEVVLLDTPGYTDATLSPRQFAAILEAARQAEVVLLVMAANNPAKDPDVQLMHRLQEYFQQHPQERPPLLVGVISKVDLLRPTLEWSPPYQFLNPAATSAKEVSVREVVQYHQEVFHSTIRHWVPVATRLEARTTTLESGTPETPNRLYGIDEYLIPLLIAQLPEAQGLLLLNAHHARQDHWEAWWQTARDEGRKLLKMIEGTLK
- the infA gene encoding translation initiation factor IF-1, which codes for MAKEEAIEVDGDVVEALANTQFRVLLSNGHEVLAHVAGKMRKHFIRIVPGDKVKVEVSPYDLNRGRIIFRER
- a CDS encoding peptidoglycan recognition protein family protein — its product is MSTISHILKSLHCPVLWLASSCFLMLSGCADGLWSGTEDHQLGPWPEPVVIVIGESSSEMIDVSHIESANASNSAATLDAQEPQRMAHQAAKPVIDDVRHLDETPGSTGLVIQVRHESTAHESMRLAQALFAIQPEIDSPREQAANGSVVKSLPFIHQPAKSPLKPWKYLVLHHTATTSGDVESIHQSHLKNKDRSGNRWLGIGYHFVIGNGDGMPDGEIAPTFRWHQQLPGAHAGNKEFNDCGIGIVLVGNFAKKPPTEAQVSATKRLVSDLANEFVIESSCIIGHGTVRATECPGRYFPMDVVKKGLGIGHEGQPDAEPPHATPPGKTAAATPRRTKGSNSQ
- a CDS encoding nuclear transport factor 2 family protein, which translates into the protein MSGNVGAGRHADELAIRTVQYRWLEATRKFDRQVLSSLMTDDVVFLTPGRLPFGKEEFLAACEQNDQRVIIEASATFEEIVIVEPMAYTRTHLHIKVTPRSGGAVRELAGHAMSIFRRSMFGEWQLARDANLVVPI
- the rnhA gene encoding ribonuclease HI, with amino-acid sequence MSAHQAGSTATSASVVDQEQSALPFVQLFTDGACSGNPGPGGWGYILRHPASGKEKEASGGLAETTNNQMELQAVIEGLKALKSRSRVEVVTDSSYVAKGSCEWLPGWKRNGWQRKEGKSFKPVKNVEYWQALDQLLARHQVQFKLIKGHAGHAENERCDVLAVAAAAAAKASANG
- a CDS encoding alpha/beta hydrolase, whose product is MNGNSQSHSSDDQFFTHDRHQPVHYPVYPEIDAKPDQGEFSKGSGTNHVWQAEVVLPEKHEPAYAYPVLIWLHGDGQNEADGIAAIHRASDQNMIGIALRGDTTVRGGYAWNADPLALASFIDALILSLSVQHRIHTDRIFIGGYESGANLALQLLLASPATYCGAAVLCPLMKSLSLPAEMTRLARGRKVLVASQLSGSPTHLIDLVEFDRHLEHLGLDVRSCYYQPTARKLTQRMLRDVDHWMISTLSSAVGV
- a CDS encoding HlyD family efflux transporter periplasmic adaptor subunit, coding for MRLPFVMTFWLSFATVAAGQTPANPPENGTPFRSASTVSTAFGGQAETPSHIRPAAPLSRVQLRLRPFRETVVHAVHSGCVDSVSVKPGARAAAFVTLVSLDDRHQRLLVEKARAVEREYEILRDSAPDDLERAIRTERYEGARLARIAAEAEWAEMTYRAPFSGQIARLHVSDGQYVRAGETLLTIVDDSRFLFAFPFAKNLVQTGTRVSVSIAGESHIARVLTTRPLAEALPLLEKLLPGGGLAYAVVSNPQRSIQVGDRVAIPASPPLTDTGTVQTLAEANSRSEKVPEAHRPTTGGERDAAVAISPAANAQPVASDGVPPTNGSPTTGAETSPNLGGTGGSSATATGDTSGINAAPLPLDSEIQRLLAAADMTPEDMQAALDNLEVQLPPEAASQLGAVPEGLLQTLKIEGFPLDELLAAQGALGITPEQLGEIEALLTSYREELEREGLLDFASLGELADEALLKDLAEIEGMSEYLAFAAACRSISEHFQTDVQSILDERQLAQVQTLVSEVSGSEPGAINPLARMSLSEEQRQELAKTLKSNLSEASSVLKDLALKSIKGDTGKKLLRKIRDQHRERVYAALPPDVRDELAKTTRLPRRATPEPTKEASTSAIEEKTPPRKPPTRPAAPPPLPPEPIGLPIWIAGGVAVVVVAGGGVWFLRRRGSPETVVKPSKEKAKPSLALSVGPEQQHTTISSAITLAGERLRQTYADQLKSTEVTIEVAEGTYVEELLIDETFAGKLTIRAAADALVVIRPRGKLPALTVRSPGKIQLERLFFDAAAQATCLSLGLVGRSVELIGLRCSGFQRSGLEVLGAVTNEPAKLQLENCVFQANRRLTTAVSVGATGGEAMSRLELTISRCDFPGPMQQGIDLRVAVAELSVKGSVFNDTRLPVRITGPATVWNKIEVINNTFQASEAGISFVEVGQCDRRRRICVYQNLFISPTGPECHVDPAVGAANFGPMSDAMCNNWSTRPADFRVPGEYFIFQDGMRGVGDLEFESGLPGEPGYFVPLEGSSPTRSWRYRESEAWIGARGPLSSPDHPAGGR